The Streptomyces cadmiisoli genome has a segment encoding these proteins:
- a CDS encoding DEAD/DEAH box helicase, with protein MSESARADARQQDEATEASATAALPPAASFAELGLPAEILRALDEHGVTVPFPIQAAALPNALAGRDVLGRGRTGSGKTLAFGLGMLARTAGRRAQPKEPLALVLVPTRELAQQVGEALTPYAQALRLRLATVVGGVSIGRQAATLRDGAEIVVATPGRLHDLIERKGCRLGQVRITVLDEADQMCDMGFLPQVTEALDQVRPDGQRMLFSATLDRDVDQLVRDYLRDPAVHSVDPSSNAVSGIEHHVFVVHGPDRYAVTTEIAARDGRVLLFLDTKHGVDQLTRHLRANGVAAAALHSGKSQPQRTRTLAQFKDGQVTALVATNVAARGLHVDDLDLVVNVDPATDPKDYLHRAGRTARAGRFGTVVTLVLSGQRRETSQVMADADVAPKVTKVRSGEAELSRITGAKAPSGKPLDGGPAVPRPKNHNAPFRGLGSTKDAKTGSGGRSSRKSSEARKLAEARQAARVRRGG; from the coding sequence GTGAGCGAATCAGCACGTGCCGATGCCCGGCAGCAGGACGAGGCGACCGAGGCGTCGGCCACTGCCGCTCTGCCCCCGGCGGCCTCCTTCGCGGAGCTGGGGCTGCCGGCCGAGATCCTGCGGGCGCTCGACGAGCACGGTGTGACGGTGCCCTTCCCCATCCAGGCGGCGGCACTGCCCAACGCGCTCGCGGGACGGGACGTCCTGGGCCGGGGCCGCACCGGATCCGGCAAGACGCTCGCCTTCGGCCTGGGGATGCTCGCCCGGACGGCCGGGCGGCGCGCTCAGCCCAAGGAGCCGCTGGCGCTCGTCCTCGTACCCACCAGGGAGCTGGCGCAGCAGGTCGGCGAGGCGCTCACCCCGTACGCCCAGGCGCTGCGGCTGCGGCTCGCGACCGTGGTGGGCGGGGTGTCCATCGGACGGCAGGCCGCCACGCTGCGGGACGGCGCCGAGATCGTCGTCGCCACGCCCGGCCGACTGCACGACCTCATCGAACGGAAGGGATGCCGGCTCGGACAGGTGCGCATCACGGTCCTCGACGAGGCCGACCAGATGTGTGACATGGGGTTCCTGCCGCAGGTCACCGAAGCGCTGGACCAGGTGCGTCCCGACGGGCAGCGCATGCTGTTCTCCGCCACCCTCGACCGCGACGTCGACCAGCTGGTGCGGGACTACCTGCGCGACCCCGCCGTCCACTCCGTGGACCCCTCGTCCAACGCGGTCTCCGGGATCGAGCACCACGTCTTCGTCGTGCACGGCCCGGACCGGTACGCCGTGACGACGGAGATCGCCGCCCGGGACGGCCGCGTCCTGCTGTTCCTGGACACCAAGCACGGTGTCGATCAGCTCACCCGGCATCTGCGGGCCAACGGTGTGGCCGCCGCCGCCCTGCACAGCGGGAAGTCCCAGCCGCAGCGCACCCGGACCCTGGCCCAGTTCAAGGACGGGCAGGTCACTGCCCTGGTCGCGACGAACGTCGCCGCGCGCGGCCTGCACGTCGACGACCTCGACCTCGTGGTCAACGTCGACCCGGCCACCGACCCCAAGGACTATCTGCACCGCGCGGGCCGCACGGCCCGGGCCGGCCGCTTCGGCACCGTCGTGACACTCGTCCTGTCGGGACAGCGCCGCGAGACGAGCCAGGTCATGGCGGACGCCGACGTCGCCCCCAAGGTCACCAAAGTGCGGTCCGGGGAAGCGGAGCTGAGCCGGATCACCGGCGCCAAGGCCCCCTCCGGAAAGCCTCTGGACGGCGGGCCGGCCGTACCGCGGCCCAAGAACCACAACGCCCCGTTCCGCGGCCTGGGCAGCACCAAGGACGCGAAGACCGGCTCCGGTGGCAGGTCGTCCCGCAAGAGCAGCGAGGCCCGGAAGCTCGCGGAGGCCCGCCAGGCGGCCCGGGTGCGCCGCGGCGGCTGA
- a CDS encoding SigE family RNA polymerase sigma factor, with product MTEEEFQEFYVHSVSRLVGQLYLMTGDLHEAQDVVQEAFVRAWGRRSRLTQDAGPEAWLRTVAWRLAISRWRRRGRTAEAWRRHGNGLTSTVPAPDPGTVALVAALRRLPDRQRRTAVLHYVCDLSVEQIAAETGVATGTVKTHLSRARKALAPHLTAAEEAEDAAAW from the coding sequence ATGACCGAAGAGGAGTTCCAGGAGTTCTACGTGCACTCCGTCTCGCGGCTCGTCGGGCAGCTGTACCTGATGACGGGTGACCTCCACGAAGCGCAGGACGTCGTGCAGGAGGCGTTCGTCCGCGCGTGGGGGCGCCGGTCGCGGCTGACCCAGGACGCAGGTCCCGAGGCCTGGCTCCGCACCGTCGCCTGGCGGCTCGCCATCAGCAGGTGGCGCCGCCGCGGGCGGACCGCCGAGGCGTGGCGGCGGCACGGCAACGGTCTGACGAGCACCGTGCCCGCACCCGACCCCGGCACGGTCGCGCTGGTCGCGGCGCTGCGCCGACTGCCCGACCGGCAGCGGCGTACCGCCGTCCTGCACTACGTGTGCGACCTGAGCGTGGAGCAGATCGCGGCCGAGACCGGCGTGGCGACCGGGACGGTCAAGACCCATCTGTCGCGGGCCAGGAAGGCTCTCGCACCGCATCTGACCGCCGCAGAGGAAGCCGAGGACGCAGCAGCATGGTGA
- the abc-f gene encoding ribosomal protection-like ABC-F family protein, giving the protein MRDRAHTALPATVSAVAQLSVKSVTKSYGTRTILDQVSFTVRPGEKAAVIGENGSGKSTLLRLLATAETPDAGEVTVRFPGGTGHLTQTLPLDADRTVQDAVDLALTELRDMERRLRAAEESLADASDAELAAYGELLIAYEERGGYEADTRVDAAMHGLGLARITRERMLGSLSGGEQSRLALACVLAAAPELLLLDEPTNHLDAAAVRWLEVHLRAHRGTVVAVTHDRGFLERIATTILEVDRDECTVRRYGDGWAGYRAEKAAARRGAEQRYADWAEEVARTEELLGAAGRRLATTGHDPKQGFGKHRRSSEAKLGGQVRSVRERLDRLRRNPVAKPPVPLRFTAALPSAAGGPVQGTLAELDNVRVGERLRLDGLLAIEPGGRLLVTGGNGAGKTTLLRVLAGDLQPDAGTARRPARIGYLTQELPAHATRLTLLAAFATGRPGLPDEHAEQLLSLGLFREQDLCVPVAALSVGQQRRLQIATLVTRPADLLVLDEPTNHIALDLVEDLRAALAVYPGAVVAVSHDRDFRARFEAERLELHAGRRR; this is encoded by the coding sequence ATGCGCGACCGCGCCCACACTGCCCTGCCCGCCACTGTCTCCGCGGTGGCGCAACTGTCTGTCAAGTCCGTCACCAAGTCGTACGGCACCCGGACCATCCTCGACCAGGTCTCCTTCACCGTCCGGCCGGGTGAGAAGGCCGCCGTCATCGGCGAGAACGGTTCCGGCAAGTCCACCTTGCTGCGGCTGCTCGCCACGGCCGAGACGCCGGACGCCGGGGAGGTCACCGTCCGCTTTCCCGGCGGAACCGGCCACCTCACCCAGACCCTGCCCCTCGATGCGGACCGCACCGTGCAGGACGCCGTCGACCTCGCTCTGACCGAACTGCGCGATATGGAGCGAAGGCTCCGTGCCGCGGAGGAGTCCCTCGCCGATGCGTCGGACGCGGAACTTGCCGCGTACGGCGAGCTGTTGATCGCTTACGAGGAACGCGGCGGATACGAGGCGGACACCCGTGTGGATGCCGCCATGCACGGGCTCGGGCTGGCCCGGATCACCCGGGAGCGCATGCTCGGCTCATTGTCCGGCGGCGAACAGTCGCGCCTCGCGCTCGCCTGCGTCCTGGCCGCCGCCCCCGAACTGCTGCTCCTGGACGAACCGACGAACCACCTCGACGCGGCGGCCGTGCGCTGGCTGGAGGTACACCTGCGCGCACACCGCGGCACCGTTGTCGCAGTCACCCACGACCGCGGCTTCCTGGAGCGCATCGCTACCACGATCCTCGAGGTCGACCGGGACGAGTGCACCGTGCGCCGGTACGGCGACGGCTGGGCCGGCTACCGCGCCGAGAAGGCCGCCGCCCGGCGCGGAGCGGAGCAGCGGTACGCGGACTGGGCCGAGGAGGTGGCCCGCACGGAGGAGTTGCTGGGGGCCGCGGGCAGGAGGCTGGCCACCACCGGCCACGACCCGAAGCAGGGCTTCGGCAAGCACCGCCGCTCCAGCGAGGCGAAGCTCGGCGGGCAGGTGCGCTCGGTGCGCGAGCGCCTGGATCGGCTGCGGCGCAACCCGGTGGCAAAGCCGCCGGTACCGCTCAGGTTCACGGCGGCGCTGCCGTCGGCAGCCGGCGGCCCGGTCCAGGGCACACTCGCCGAGCTCGACAACGTACGGGTCGGGGAACGGCTGCGCCTGGACGGGCTCCTGGCGATCGAGCCCGGAGGGCGCCTCCTTGTCACGGGCGGGAACGGCGCGGGCAAGACGACGCTGCTGCGCGTCCTGGCGGGCGACCTGCAACCGGACGCGGGCACGGCGCGCCGCCCCGCCCGGATCGGCTACCTCACTCAGGAACTGCCGGCGCACGCCACGCGGCTGACGCTGCTCGCCGCGTTCGCCACCGGGCGGCCCGGGCTGCCGGACGAGCACGCCGAACAGCTCCTGTCCCTGGGCCTGTTCCGCGAACAGGACCTGTGCGTTCCGGTCGCCGCGCTGTCCGTGGGACAGCAGCGGCGGCTGCAGATCGCGACCCTGGTGACCCGGCCCGCGGACCTCCTCGTCCTCGACGAGCCGACCAACCACATCGCACTCGACCTGGTCGAGGACCTTCGGGCGGCGCTCGCGGTGTACCCGGGGGCGGTGGTCGCGGTCTCGCACGATCGCGACTTCCGTGCGCGCTTCGAAGCCGAGCGGCTGGAACTGCACGCCGGCCGCAGGCGCTGA
- a CDS encoding arginase family protein, giving the protein MSRNATMFGRDMTFLGVDPCTLDEPATYEGADVVIVSAPSDRRHGDRPSLPLRVDAVRQLRVLDAGDVGTLPAGTEGSTAAAAEAVRRIARSGAVPFVLGTDRTIGLSAVTGVARHHGTGRISVVHIDAHADTGTIRSGHPHGHGRPMSRLLEAGAVRADRLVRMGPCGGWPLPGTQQDGQGVRSYPMTEIVTRGLDACVDEAMSGAVSDCDGVFLSIDLHVSAPVTTPGADPPGGLTSRGLLDTVRRLACEVPLLGMDVVEASTPHDYADITAFLRHRVVLEALSGMASRRRGDTWRPARALLVGHGTTV; this is encoded by the coding sequence ATGAGCCGTAACGCGACGATGTTCGGCCGAGACATGACGTTCCTCGGGGTCGACCCCTGCACGCTGGACGAGCCCGCCACCTACGAGGGCGCCGACGTGGTGATCGTCAGCGCGCCGTCGGATCGCCGCCACGGCGACCGGCCTTCGCTGCCGCTGCGCGTGGACGCGGTCCGGCAACTGCGGGTGCTGGATGCCGGAGACGTGGGGACGCTCCCCGCAGGGACCGAGGGGAGCACGGCCGCCGCGGCGGAGGCGGTGCGGCGGATCGCGAGGTCGGGCGCCGTGCCGTTCGTCCTGGGCACGGACCGCACGATCGGCCTGTCGGCTGTCACCGGCGTGGCGCGGCATCACGGAACGGGCCGGATCTCGGTCGTCCACATCGACGCGCACGCCGACACCGGGACCATCCGCTCCGGGCACCCGCACGGCCACGGCCGCCCGATGAGCCGTCTGCTGGAGGCGGGCGCCGTACGCGCGGACCGCCTTGTGCGGATGGGACCGTGCGGCGGATGGCCGCTCCCCGGGACACAGCAGGACGGCCAGGGCGTGCGCAGCTACCCGATGACCGAGATCGTCACCCGGGGCCTCGACGCCTGCGTGGACGAGGCGATGTCCGGCGCCGTCAGCGACTGCGACGGTGTGTTCCTCTCGATCGACCTCCACGTGAGCGCGCCGGTAACGACCCCCGGCGCCGATCCCCCCGGCGGACTGACCTCTCGCGGACTCCTGGACACGGTGCGCCGGCTGGCGTGCGAAGTACCGCTCCTCGGCATGGACGTCGTCGAGGCATCCACGCCCCACGACTACGCGGACATCACCGCGTTCCTCCGCCACCGCGTGGTGCTGGAAGCCCTCTCCGGCATGGCGTCCCGCCGCCGCGGCGACACCTGGCGGCCCGCCCGCGCGCTGCTCGTGGGACACGGGACGACCGTCTGA
- a CDS encoding DUF2079 domain-containing protein — MRATTLEAPADRTEPVPIPGARQPVAPRTRKRSRRRDRAPHLLALALFTAYATHSALRYHRMETRSWDLGIFEQAIRAYARLQAPVVDLKGPGTNILGDHFSPVTALIAPAYRVFPTPVTLLVVQAALFALAAIPVTRVATRLLGRAPGLAIGVAFGLSWGMQQAVDFDFHEICFAVPLIAFSLEALLCRRWRAALLWAAPLVLVKEDLGVTLAAIALVVAWRARRETSRATVYALGVAAFGLLATAVTLTVVIPAFNGSGGYDYWEKVDGGPSPFAAADVKLRTLAWLLLPTTGLLAVRSPLVLVGVPTLGWRFLSGEEHYWSTDWHYNAVLMPVLFLALVDAVATSRRSPRPWLRAYADRLPACAAAAALALTTAQPLSALTDSATYRKPPRAAAAENLLARIPDGATVESDVGPISRLAGRCRVLWVGDTRGVTPDWIALNNNSGWVEDPLAYARQLHPKATYRLSGEAGGYLLLQLVDRS, encoded by the coding sequence ATGCGCGCAACCACCCTCGAGGCACCGGCCGACCGCACCGAACCGGTGCCGATACCGGGGGCGCGGCAGCCCGTCGCGCCCCGCACCCGGAAGCGGTCCCGGCGGCGGGATCGCGCCCCGCACCTCCTCGCGCTCGCGCTGTTCACCGCGTACGCGACCCACTCCGCGCTCCGCTACCACCGTATGGAGACCCGCTCCTGGGACCTGGGCATCTTCGAGCAGGCCATTCGCGCCTACGCGCGACTCCAGGCCCCGGTCGTCGACCTCAAGGGGCCGGGCACCAACATCCTCGGCGACCACTTCAGTCCGGTCACCGCGCTGATCGCCCCCGCCTACCGCGTGTTTCCCACGCCCGTCACCCTGCTCGTCGTCCAGGCGGCGCTGTTCGCGCTCGCCGCGATCCCGGTCACCCGCGTGGCCACCCGCCTGCTCGGCCGGGCCCCCGGTCTGGCGATCGGTGTCGCCTTCGGACTGTCCTGGGGCATGCAGCAGGCGGTCGACTTCGACTTCCACGAGATCTGCTTCGCCGTACCGCTGATCGCCTTCTCCCTGGAAGCGCTGCTGTGCCGACGATGGCGCGCCGCCCTGCTGTGGGCCGCGCCGCTCGTGCTGGTCAAGGAGGACCTGGGGGTCACCCTCGCCGCGATCGCCCTGGTCGTGGCGTGGCGGGCCCGCCGTGAGACGTCCCGGGCGACCGTGTACGCGCTGGGCGTCGCCGCCTTCGGTCTGCTCGCCACCGCCGTCACCCTCACGGTCGTGATTCCCGCCTTCAACGGCTCGGGCGGCTACGACTACTGGGAGAAGGTCGACGGCGGACCGTCCCCCTTCGCCGCCGCCGACGTCAAACTCCGCACCCTGGCCTGGCTGTTGCTGCCCACCACGGGCCTGCTCGCCGTCCGCTCCCCGCTCGTACTGGTCGGTGTCCCCACCCTCGGCTGGCGCTTCCTGTCCGGGGAGGAGCACTACTGGTCCACCGACTGGCACTACAACGCGGTGTTGATGCCGGTCCTCTTCCTCGCCCTGGTGGACGCCGTCGCCACCTCCCGGCGCAGCCCGCGCCCCTGGCTGCGCGCGTACGCGGACCGGCTCCCGGCCTGCGCCGCGGCAGCCGCGCTCGCCCTGACCACCGCGCAACCCCTGTCGGCCCTCACCGACTCCGCCACCTATCGCAAGCCGCCGCGTGCCGCCGCGGCCGAGAACCTCCTCGCCCGCATCCCCGACGGCGCGACCGTCGAGTCCGACGTGGGCCCCATCAGCCGACTGGCCGGCCGCTGCCGCGTCCTGTGGGTCGGCGACACCCGGGGCGTCACCCCCGACTGGATCGCGCTGAACAACAACTCCGGCTGGGTGGAGGACCCCCTCGCCTACGCCCGCCAGCTCCACCCGAAGGCGACGTACCGGCTGTCCGGCGAGGCGGGCGGCTATCTGCTGCTGCAACTCGTGGACCGCAGCTAG
- a CDS encoding TetR/AcrR family transcriptional regulator has protein sequence MDDRTGSAGRDTDEGAEARTRGAKEGILQAAVELIARDGFDGVRLADIARRAGVSNALVHYHFDSRERLLTDALAYSLTREEVRLERRTRQSHRDRPAERLADLIDFGLPLTHDDVLECRLWAELKIRSAGSVEMSGRLAEFRARLLEPLAAVVEAGLRDGVFSDCDPADVAAVAMALLEGLTHRLITETGGLTLADARRLAARQLTLAVGYSGDLPFRPLPDPGPQRIDLQAPRPRRLRAPRASSPS, from the coding sequence GTGGACGACAGGACGGGCAGTGCCGGCAGGGACACCGACGAGGGCGCGGAAGCCAGGACACGCGGGGCCAAGGAGGGCATCCTCCAGGCCGCCGTCGAGCTGATCGCCCGGGACGGTTTCGACGGCGTACGCCTCGCCGACATCGCCCGCCGCGCCGGGGTCTCCAACGCGCTGGTGCACTACCACTTCGACTCCCGTGAGCGGCTGCTCACCGATGCCCTGGCGTACTCACTCACGCGCGAGGAGGTCCGGCTCGAACGCCGCACCCGCCAGTCGCACCGCGACCGTCCCGCCGAGCGCCTGGCCGATCTGATCGACTTCGGGCTTCCCCTCACCCACGACGACGTCCTCGAATGCCGGCTGTGGGCCGAGCTGAAGATCCGCTCCGCCGGTTCGGTGGAGATGAGCGGCAGGCTCGCCGAGTTCCGCGCACGCCTCCTCGAACCGCTCGCCGCCGTCGTCGAGGCCGGGCTGCGGGACGGCGTCTTCAGCGACTGCGACCCGGCCGACGTCGCGGCCGTCGCCATGGCCCTCCTGGAGGGCCTGACCCATCGGCTGATCACCGAGACGGGCGGGCTCACCCTCGCCGACGCCAGGCGCCTGGCCGCCCGCCAGCTCACCCTCGCCGTCGGCTACTCCGGTGACCTGCCGTTCCGGCCGCTCCCCGACCCCGGCCCGCAGCGCATCGACCTCCAGGCCCCCCGCCCCCGGCGCCTGCGCGCCCCCCGCGCGTCTTCCCCCTCCTGA
- a CDS encoding glycoside hydrolase, with protein MIRRRTLLAATGAGVLGSTLATGTARADATITIDPSANRGVWEGWGTSLSWWARALGDQDIFADLFFTTDWVTYRNKSIPGLGLNIARYNAGASSWNQTASGDRMVVSSGIQPWKRIEGFWQDWTSANPSSSAWNWNADANQRAMLLKAVQRGAISELFAKSPMWWMCKNHNPSGAQQRFQDNLQAWNQRDYAYYLATVASHARENWGVDFVSVEPFNEPSAEYWHAGNVQEGCYTSRGLQKTLLSHLRTELDNYGLTGTRIAASDETSITHALATWDAFDAPTRALVDRVNVHGYEQGTPPRAQLYQKIVTDAGKGLWNSETGNGDHAGFSMALSILADFRELRPTAWVYWQAMDNNPNWAMIDYTPPTGTGVTPTTPAQPGYVRPKYYLMAQFSRHIRPGMKILATGDPMSVAALDEKTGKLVIVVANSGSTLQNITFDLSRFSAVTGRPDGVVPRWNTGAGDSYTQRSTTLNGKSVTVPVNARCLQTVEVDGVVA; from the coding sequence ATGATCAGACGCAGAACCCTCCTGGCCGCGACGGGAGCGGGCGTCCTCGGCAGTACCTTGGCGACCGGTACGGCGCGCGCCGACGCGACGATCACCATCGACCCGTCGGCGAACCGGGGTGTCTGGGAAGGGTGGGGCACCTCGCTGTCCTGGTGGGCGCGGGCCCTCGGCGATCAGGACATCTTCGCCGACCTCTTCTTCACGACCGACTGGGTCACGTACCGCAACAAGTCGATTCCCGGGCTCGGCCTCAACATCGCCCGCTACAACGCCGGTGCGAGCAGCTGGAACCAGACCGCGAGCGGCGACAGGATGGTCGTCTCCAGCGGAATCCAGCCCTGGAAGCGCATCGAGGGATTCTGGCAGGACTGGACGAGCGCGAATCCTTCGTCCTCGGCGTGGAACTGGAACGCCGACGCCAACCAGCGCGCCATGCTGCTCAAGGCGGTCCAACGGGGTGCGATCAGCGAGCTGTTCGCGAAGTCCCCGATGTGGTGGATGTGCAAGAACCACAACCCCTCGGGGGCGCAGCAGAGGTTCCAGGACAACCTCCAGGCCTGGAACCAGCGCGATTACGCCTACTACCTGGCCACCGTCGCGTCGCACGCCCGGGAGAACTGGGGCGTGGACTTCGTGTCCGTGGAGCCCTTCAACGAGCCCTCCGCCGAATACTGGCATGCGGGGAACGTGCAGGAGGGCTGCTACACGAGCCGAGGCCTGCAGAAGACGCTGCTGTCCCACCTGCGCACCGAACTGGACAACTACGGTCTGACGGGCACCAGGATCGCGGCATCCGACGAGACCAGCATCACCCATGCTCTCGCGACGTGGGACGCCTTCGACGCGCCCACGCGCGCTCTGGTGGACCGCGTGAACGTCCACGGCTACGAGCAAGGTACGCCGCCTCGTGCGCAGCTGTACCAGAAGATCGTCACCGACGCGGGCAAGGGCCTGTGGAACTCCGAGACCGGCAACGGCGACCACGCGGGCTTCTCGATGGCCCTGTCCATCCTCGCGGACTTCCGTGAACTGCGTCCGACCGCCTGGGTCTACTGGCAGGCGATGGACAACAACCCGAACTGGGCCATGATCGACTACACGCCGCCGACGGGGACGGGCGTCACCCCCACGACACCGGCACAGCCCGGCTACGTCAGGCCCAAGTACTACCTGATGGCCCAGTTCAGCCGGCACATCCGCCCCGGCATGAAGATCCTCGCAACCGGTGACCCGATGTCCGTGGCGGCGCTGGACGAGAAGACCGGCAAGCTGGTCATCGTGGTCGCCAACAGCGGCAGTACGCTCCAGAACATCACGTTCGACCTCTCCCGCTTCTCCGCGGTGACCGGCCGCCCGGACGGCGTGGTGCCCCGGTGGAACACCGGCGCGGGCGACTCCTACACCCAGCGGTCCACGACCCTCAACGGCAAGTCGGTGACCGTCCCGGTCAACGCGCGGTGCCTCCAGACGGTGGAAGTGGACGGCGTGGTCGCGTAG
- a CDS encoding NADP-dependent oxidoreductase, translating into MKAITLKRYGTADDLELTEQPEPKVAPGEVLVRVKAAGVNPVDWKLAEGMLDALVESRFPLIPGWDVAGVVERVGFDVSEFAPGDEVFGYIRKDTAQLGAYAEQVSAHVRMLARKPAVLSWEEAAGVPLAGLTALQALERVGVRDGWTVLVHAAAGGVGVLGAQIALARGARVIGTASEHNHEFLRGLGVEPVTYGEGLADRVAALAPDGVDAALDFIGGDAVEVSQGLVKDPSRIASIVDAEVTAHGGHYVWVRPDAAQLTELGRLAGEGRLTVPVAKVLPLAEAAEAWRLSAEGRTRGKLVLSVEQD; encoded by the coding sequence ATGAAGGCCATCACGCTCAAGCGCTACGGAACCGCCGACGACCTCGAACTGACCGAGCAGCCCGAACCCAAGGTCGCGCCCGGTGAGGTTCTTGTCCGGGTGAAGGCCGCCGGGGTGAACCCCGTGGACTGGAAGCTGGCCGAGGGCATGCTGGACGCCCTGGTCGAGAGCCGCTTCCCGTTGATCCCCGGGTGGGACGTCGCGGGTGTCGTGGAGCGCGTGGGCTTCGACGTGAGCGAATTCGCCCCCGGTGACGAGGTCTTCGGTTACATCCGCAAGGACACCGCGCAGCTCGGCGCGTACGCGGAGCAGGTCTCGGCCCACGTGCGCATGCTGGCCCGCAAGCCCGCCGTGCTCTCCTGGGAGGAGGCCGCCGGTGTGCCGCTGGCCGGGCTCACGGCGCTCCAGGCGCTGGAGCGCGTCGGGGTGCGCGACGGCTGGACGGTCCTCGTCCATGCCGCCGCCGGCGGTGTCGGCGTGCTCGGCGCGCAGATCGCCCTCGCCCGCGGCGCCCGGGTGATCGGCACCGCGAGCGAGCACAACCACGAGTTCCTGCGCGGCCTGGGCGTCGAGCCCGTGACGTACGGAGAAGGCCTGGCGGACCGGGTGGCCGCGCTGGCCCCCGACGGCGTCGACGCGGCCCTCGACTTCATCGGCGGTGACGCCGTCGAGGTGTCGCAGGGTCTGGTGAAGGACCCGTCCCGGATCGCCTCGATCGTCGACGCGGAGGTCACCGCGCACGGCGGCCACTACGTGTGGGTACGGCCTGACGCCGCCCAGTTGACCGAACTGGGCCGGCTGGCCGGCGAGGGGCGCCTGACCGTCCCGGTCGCCAAGGTCCTCCCGCTCGCGGAGGCGGCCGAGGCCTGGCGCCTCAGCGCCGAGGGCCGCACCCGCGGCAAGCTGGTCCTCTCGGTCGAGCAGGACTGA